The following proteins are co-located in the Patescibacteria group bacterium genome:
- a CDS encoding GreA/GreB family elongation factor translates to MRVPTRRSETLKKVEEPDRFVTQTALDSMKRTLDRLVKTERPKQLLEVQRLAEMGDRSENFGYHVAKSTLRSMDGRIENLKDRITNARVIEQGTADGKVHVGSTISLLLNGSPLTVTILGSLETAPGLGKISRSSPLGAALLGHSAGDVYDKHIGNGLAKIEIKSVN, encoded by the coding sequence ATGAGAGTCCCTACTCGGCGTTCGGAAACATTGAAGAAGGTTGAGGAACCGGATCGGTTCGTGACGCAGACTGCGCTCGACAGCATGAAACGAACTCTCGATCGTCTGGTTAAAACCGAGCGTCCGAAACAGCTGCTCGAAGTTCAGAGACTCGCTGAGATGGGGGACCGCTCGGAAAATTTTGGGTATCACGTGGCTAAATCTACGCTCCGGTCAATGGACGGCAGAATAGAAAATTTGAAAGACCGTATCACCAATGCGCGGGTGATCGAACAAGGGACAGCTGACGGCAAAGTGCACGTGGGTTCAACCATCTCATTGCTGTTGAATGGCTCGCCCCTCACCGTCACCATTCTTGGCTCCTTAGAAACAGCTCCCGGATTAGGCAAGATTTCTCGTTCCAGTCCGCTTGGGGCGGCGCTCTTGGGCCATAGCGCGGGAGACGTGTATGATAAACATATTGGAAACGGGCTGGCGAAAATTGAAATCAAATCCGTAAACTAA